The stretch of DNA CTCTCGCAACGTCTCAAACGGCTATAAGGCCCTCGCGGTAGAGCCCTGATCCCGGTGCGCCCAGCCCGTCTTCTCATCCTAATTATGCAGTTGAATAATCAAACCTCAAATGCATTAATACCGGAAACTGGAATCCCTGGGGCAAGGGACGCCATGAGAACACAACATGATGGCGCCGGGGAAAACGAGGGAGCTCAGGTTTCGCGGGTGAGGGACACACCGACCGCAGCAACCGCTCGCACGCCAAGCGCAGCAGGGGCCAGCGCCACTCCTGCAGTCGAAGTCATCGACGTGCACAAATATTTCGGACCGCTGGAAGTCCTGAAGGGTGTTTCGCTCACCGCACATGACAGCGATGTGGTCGCAATCATCGGAGCGAGCGGGTCGGGCAAATCCACGCTGCTGCGTTGTGTGAACATGCTGGAGGTGCCGACCGCCGGCACGGTCAGGCTTCGCGGCGAGGAGATCGCCATGAAGCCGGACGGGCATGGTGGGCAAATCATTGCCGACCGCAAACAGGTTCAGCGCCTGCGCACCAGACTGGGCATGGTCTTTCAGACCTTCAATCTCTGGCAGCACATGACGTTGCGGGAGAATGTTATCGAAGTGCCCGTCCATGTGCTGGGTGTGCCGAAAGCGGAGGCGATCGAGACTGCCGATGCCCTGCTCCAGCGTGTCGGGCTCTATGAAAAGCGGGATATCTATCCCGCATTCCTTTCCGGCGGCCAGCAGCAGCGCGCCGCCATTGCCCGCGCGCTCGCCATCAAGCCGGACGTTATGCTGTTCGATGAGCCGACCTCTGCCCTCGATCCTGAGCTGGTGGGCGAGGTGCTTTCTGTGATCAGTGATCTCGCCCGCGAAGGACGCACGATGATCCTGGTGACCCACGAAATGAAATTCGCCCGCGAGGTCGCAACCCGTATCGTGTTCCTGCACAACGGCGCGATCGAAGAGGAAGGCGAGCCGGAAGCCGTTTTCAC from Rhodoligotrophos sp. CJ14 encodes:
- a CDS encoding ABC transporter ATP-binding protein, yielding MRTQHDGAGENEGAQVSRVRDTPTAATARTPSAAGASATPAVEVIDVHKYFGPLEVLKGVSLTAHDSDVVAIIGASGSGKSTLLRCVNMLEVPTAGTVRLRGEEIAMKPDGHGGQIIADRKQVQRLRTRLGMVFQTFNLWQHMTLRENVIEVPVHVLGVPKAEAIETADALLQRVGLYEKRDIYPAFLSGGQQQRAAIARALAIKPDVMLFDEPTSALDPELVGEVLSVISDLAREGRTMILVTHEMKFAREVATRIVFLHNGAIEEEGEPEAVFTSPKSERLARFLSSTR